One Drosophila teissieri strain GT53w chromosome X, Prin_Dtei_1.1, whole genome shotgun sequence genomic window, aggagcagcagttgcgTCAGATCTACTCCTGCTCCAGCAGCAATCTCAGTCAGCTCAAGGGGCATCATCCGGCGGCTACGGTGGACACGGAGGACGATGGTCGCCTGCTCTCTGGCAGTCCGACGAACGAGAGCGATCTGAACTACCAAAACTCGGAGATCAGCATCCGAAGCCATGGACTGTACGCACCCCAGGCGGACAACGATCTGAATCTGACGCTAACCGATGATTTCCGCTGCTATCAATCCTCCAATGCCAGCGACGCTGATGTGGATGTGCTCAACGAGTTCGACGATGAGTTTGTGGCCGCCACGGGAGGCGAGCGGGTGACAGGAGAAGGCGAGCAGGACCACCATCACGATCATGACCAGGACACCTCCATTGACGAGCTGTACGAGGCCATCAAGTGCCGCAGTCCCTTGAGGAACAAACAGGAGGCCGTCGAGCGTTtcgaaagagaaagagagcgcgATCGTGAgaaggagatggagatggatgCGAAGCCACTGAGCAATTCCCACAACGAAAATCTCAACGAGACGATAGAGGACGACAGCAGCCAGAGCAGCGTGATCTCGTACATCGATCCCAGGGCGGCCAACGAGCCACGCCCCTTTCCCAGCTAGCTCGGCCTACCCAGCCCACACCTAGTTAGTtgtatatagaatatatatacaagatGTAtaacaccaacaccacccaaCCCACCCGCCTCCCCGCTTGGCCGGCAGTCCGAAAGATTCACGTGCCAGTTCCAAAGTATTTCAGTACCAAGTTATGTACCCAACCCACTGACACTCGccgatatatatgtatataatatatatatccaaaGTGCATATATTTTAAGTTCGCCCACTCAAAACCCAGCTAACTGAACTTGTAATTATAGTAAGGACTCCCTATTTATTATGACTAGTATTACTCCACAAAGATCACCAAGTTTCACACTCACCGGAGAAAGCTTCATCCAACCAGAGTCCACTAGCTGGTCCTTTGGCTATTGATCATTCATTACAATGTCCAAAAAACCATCACCGCACCCCCACCCGAAGTCCTACACTcatttgaataagttttaaattctGATAaagcaaaatgcatttaaatgtaGGCTAAGTTTATATttagatataaataaatgaaatgttcaCTTAAAGTAACTGGCGTTTTGTTTAACAGACATAATGATTTTCCCATATGATTTTCGCAACGATAACTAAAACATTCAGAGGCATCTTCAAGTTTATAAAGAGATTACAAATGTTGCATTTATTTCGAGGACAGACAGTGAACACATTCAACAAACTACTTGTAAAGTAGATACAATTCATAATAGCAATTTTACCATATTAATACAATGATATCCGTTCAACATCGTCATGGAGTGTGAGTGAGGAATGCCGAGCATCtggacgacgatgatgatgcttTCAAACTCTGATTAAATTACACAACACATAAGGGTAACAATGGGCTGGAAAGTAACATCACCGGCATCACTGCGACGATCAGTTTGATTAGCGTTAAAGGTTTAATCTTAGTTTGTAACAATAACAAGAGATGTGTATAAACTATAATAAGATAATACGATATTGCTGATGCCTGGACAGAGCAGGGAATGCATCCTGCTCCCTGGGCCTGTTGTGCATGGTTCTCATGGCAATGCTTCTCACTCCGGTCAGGTGATCCTCTCAGCTCCCAGAGATTCACAAGCTCCGTATGGACTTCCAGCGTCGCAGCAACAAACACGACGAGGTCAGACCACTGGAGTATTGGCTAAATTCACTAATATTTATGTTGCGTGTTGGAATGTCGATTTTCTCTTTTAAAGTCTGCGCGAAAAACAATGATACAACGATTTCAATTAGCATGGGGTCTAATTAGAAAGGGGTTGGCCGAATGACCAAATGACCGAATGATGCTGACCTTGTAGGCTTCTGGAATTTCCGTCGGCGATCTGTGTACGATCGTTCCGTTGATGTACAGCATATTGGCCGCACTCTCCTCGGGCAGAGTCAGCTTCTGATAGGTGAAGCTGGCCTCCCGCTCCATCCGCTTCACGATCTCCTGGCAGGTGGGGCTACTGCTCACACACAGCACATCCGGTCCCGCCATGGTCACATAGTACTTCAGCCTCTTGGTGCCGTTGACCTGAATGAAATGATTGAATGAGTGCTTgcagtacatacatatacaaatgGGCGGTGTACAAAGGGAACGTGCTAAATAGACAATCCAAAAGATCTGCTCACAGATGGTTACTGATTTAAATATCTATCCTTATGGATAGTCTACAAAGCTTCtaatagttttagttttattataaCAATACCCGTATCGGCGTCACTGGATATTCGGGATAGGCCATGGCCACCGCCCGGGCGCCCTCCTCGTTGGTAAAACTGGAGATGCCAATGAAGAATTCGCGACctaatataaaaaacataatGCTTATTAAATATAGGACATAGGATTTCTTCTTATAACACATACCCGTGAAAAGCACATCGCCTCCATCG contains:
- the LOC122624425 gene encoding N(G),N(G)-dimethylarginine dimethylaminohydrolase 1, which encodes MSPKYTHAIVARISDALLENGEFDVQLAKQQHEQYCTLLRSIGLDVIELPPDDQLPEGVFVENSAVICNGVALIGRSEHAKRRREAESMAIILKKELDIPVIEIEDPHAQLDGGDVLFTGREFFIGISSFTNEEGARAVAMAYPEYPVTPIRVNGTKRLKYYVTMAGPDVLCVSSSPTCQEIVKRMEREASFTYQKLTLPEESAANMLYINGTIVHRSPTEIPEAYKTLKEKIDIPTRNINISEFSQYSSGLTSSCLLLRRWKSIRSL